The Treponema sp. J25 genome has a window encoding:
- a CDS encoding ATP-binding cassette domain-containing protein, translating into MIEVQDLTKRYGSVEAVRRVSFTVDTGQIVGLLGPNGAGKTTIMKVLTGYHYPTEGDARIDGFSVFENSLEVKRRLGYLPENAPLYTDLTPREYLQFVAEARQLPKEKRRARINEVLAACGIEAVQNRPIETLSKGYRQRVGLAQAILHDPPILILDEPTTGLDPNQIIEIRNLIRELGKSKTVILSTHILQEVEAVCSQVLIINEGRIAAQGTTEEIAATLKGGNSWILIVKGMKKEEPGQKIQGLPVTVSLSHTENLADGTVRLHIVEASGAPGTSPDPLQLSEALFDWAVGQGLKILEMQRQRLSLEDIFVRLTTEGKQNETKR; encoded by the coding sequence ATGATAGAAGTACAGGATCTCACCAAACGGTATGGATCGGTAGAAGCGGTCCGTCGGGTGTCTTTTACGGTGGATACGGGTCAGATTGTGGGGCTCTTAGGTCCCAACGGCGCCGGGAAAACCACCATCATGAAGGTCCTTACGGGCTACCATTATCCCACCGAAGGGGATGCCCGGATTGACGGTTTTTCGGTGTTCGAAAACAGTCTGGAAGTAAAACGCCGTCTCGGTTATTTACCGGAGAATGCCCCGTTGTACACCGATCTTACTCCCCGGGAGTATCTACAATTTGTGGCAGAGGCCCGGCAACTACCCAAAGAAAAACGAAGGGCCCGCATCAATGAGGTTCTTGCAGCCTGTGGTATCGAAGCGGTTCAGAACCGGCCCATCGAAACCCTTTCTAAGGGATATCGACAGCGGGTAGGGCTGGCCCAGGCGATTCTCCACGATCCGCCCATTCTCATCCTTGATGAACCAACTACCGGTCTTGATCCAAACCAGATAATCGAAATTCGGAACTTAATTCGGGAACTGGGAAAAAGCAAAACCGTGATACTTTCTACCCATATTCTCCAGGAAGTAGAAGCGGTGTGTTCCCAGGTGCTTATTATTAACGAAGGCCGGATTGCGGCCCAGGGAACTACCGAAGAAATTGCGGCAACCCTGAAGGGAGGGAATTCCTGGATCCTTATCGTAAAGGGAATGAAAAAAGAAGAGCCTGGCCAGAAGATCCAGGGGCTTCCCGTTACGGTAAGCCTTTCCCATACGGAAAATCTCGCTGATGGAACGGTGCGTCTCCATATAGTAGAAGCAAGTGGGGCCCCGGGAACATCTCCGGACCCTCTACAACTGAGTGAAGCCCTCTTCGATTGGGCGGTAGGTCAGGGGCTTAAGATATTGGAGATGCAGCGCCAACGGCTTTCGTTGGAAGATATTTTTGTCCGACTCACCACGGAGGGTAAACAGAATGAAACGAAACGGTGA
- a CDS encoding DUF4340 domain-containing protein encodes MTFQKKIYLLSGLLGILVLVYGLSFFLDASRIEETQSQFSLVDPRALTSLTKIHITRSSENPLTIVKRGQDWFVQLSEQDEFPAKKGRIDDFLALLSKKASYPVRARTKDAHEKLGLTQEKGKKLVLAGEKGTLAEFTFGDKDVSGQEVYFRIGQKDEVRSGSDAIISYLESGLPSWYDLRFFPQEGKLALTADLVQRIRIEEKGKAPLTLSRKEKNEWDAQEGASRFDADPQKVASYLQTVISAEGETFIPSAERSEKQGTEKATISLELGDGRKKRIVIYETKDNKFTGTSSDTSYLYSLAQWTVERLLQKGEDFKKNDSQTKP; translated from the coding sequence ATGACATTCCAGAAAAAGATATATCTTTTAAGCGGCCTTTTAGGCATATTGGTGCTGGTATATGGGCTTTCGTTCTTTCTGGATGCCAGTCGGATTGAAGAAACCCAATCTCAGTTCTCATTGGTAGATCCGAGGGCCCTTACTTCTCTTACGAAGATACACATCACCCGTTCCTCTGAGAATCCCCTTACCATTGTAAAACGAGGTCAGGACTGGTTTGTCCAACTCAGCGAACAGGATGAATTCCCTGCAAAAAAAGGAAGGATAGATGATTTTTTGGCGTTGCTTTCTAAAAAGGCGAGCTATCCTGTCCGGGCTCGTACGAAGGATGCCCATGAAAAGTTAGGCCTTACGCAAGAAAAAGGGAAAAAGCTAGTTCTTGCTGGCGAAAAGGGAACTCTGGCGGAATTCACTTTTGGCGATAAGGATGTGTCTGGCCAGGAAGTGTACTTCCGGATCGGTCAAAAGGACGAGGTTCGTTCCGGAAGCGATGCCATTATCTCATATCTCGAAAGTGGGCTTCCCAGTTGGTATGATCTTCGTTTCTTTCCTCAGGAAGGAAAGCTGGCCCTTACCGCGGACCTGGTGCAACGCATCCGTATAGAAGAAAAAGGAAAGGCCCCCCTCACCCTGAGCCGCAAAGAAAAAAACGAATGGGATGCTCAGGAGGGAGCTAGTCGTTTTGATGCGGATCCTCAGAAAGTAGCATCGTACCTACAGACCGTCATTTCTGCAGAGGGGGAAACCTTTATTCCCAGCGCTGAAAGGTCCGAAAAACAGGGAACAGAAAAAGCGACGATTAGCCTCGAACTGGGAGATGGCCGGAAAAAACGGATTGTGATTTATGAAACAAAGGATAACAAGTTTACGGGTACCTCTTCCGACACATCATATCTCTATAGCCTTGCTCAATGGACCGTAGAACGGCTTCTTCAAAAGGGAGAGGACTTTAAGAAAAACGATTCCCAGACCAAACCATAG
- a CDS encoding Gldg family protein → MSKRELTIITVLVIVIGIMGFLVSGRLYVRWDITKNKSYTLSKVSRELYKEIPERVTITYYISDKLKAIHPIPQEIIDLLREYANHSRGRIRLVVQDPVKAGTAAVAEQLGVQPQQIQTVEQDQASVAMVYTGIVVEYLGKTEVMPVVFSLDTLEYDLTSRIRALVSQQERTLGVLIGDSGKLWSRDFGLLDKALTGAGYKIRQVYPGEEIPTNIVALFVIGGVEQLEDWDLYRIDYYLQQGGKVLFAVDGVMVDTQTGMYATARQDKGLLAMLSHYGVTVEKALLLDKACLTIPYQIRSYTGAVQFKLLRYPHWVTILAENGNKSHPVTANFQGIDLYWPSPLTLQAPSGIIATSLCSSSSEAWKMTKEFTVNPEMDYLFTTEQGTTKGQYTVAATLEGTFPSYFKGKPKPVRSGSSLTLPDLPENPKAGRVFVVGDEDLGSTLVQYTQSERNLDFLIQAADWLGNDPEILAIRTRTSQVGRLDRITDPVQRAAVALLAQLINIILIPLAVVIVAVIRIVGRKRRMRATMEVSQ, encoded by the coding sequence ATGTCAAAAAGAGAACTGACCATCATCACCGTCCTGGTTATCGTCATAGGGATAATGGGTTTTCTGGTATCAGGGCGCCTGTATGTACGATGGGATATAACAAAAAATAAATCCTATACCCTTTCAAAGGTTTCCCGGGAATTGTATAAAGAAATCCCCGAACGGGTCACCATCACCTATTACATTTCAGATAAGTTGAAAGCCATCCATCCTATCCCCCAGGAAATCATTGATCTTTTGCGGGAATATGCCAACCATTCCCGGGGACGCATACGCCTGGTGGTCCAGGACCCCGTAAAGGCAGGTACGGCCGCGGTGGCGGAACAGTTAGGGGTTCAGCCTCAGCAAATTCAGACGGTGGAACAGGATCAGGCCAGCGTTGCCATGGTGTATACCGGTATCGTGGTGGAATACCTTGGAAAAACCGAGGTGATGCCGGTGGTGTTCAGCCTTGATACCCTGGAATATGACCTTACCAGCCGCATTCGAGCATTGGTTTCCCAGCAAGAACGAACCTTAGGGGTACTGATAGGGGACAGTGGAAAACTATGGAGCCGGGATTTTGGCCTGTTGGATAAGGCATTAACTGGCGCAGGCTACAAAATTCGTCAGGTATATCCAGGAGAAGAAATCCCCACCAATATAGTGGCCCTCTTTGTTATTGGTGGGGTAGAACAGCTTGAAGATTGGGACCTCTACCGTATCGATTATTACCTTCAGCAGGGGGGAAAGGTGCTTTTTGCGGTCGATGGGGTGATGGTGGATACCCAGACGGGGATGTACGCTACAGCCCGACAGGATAAGGGGCTCTTGGCGATGCTTTCCCATTATGGCGTTACGGTAGAAAAGGCGCTCCTTCTTGATAAGGCCTGCCTTACGATTCCTTATCAAATAAGGAGTTATACGGGGGCGGTACAGTTTAAACTGCTCCGCTATCCCCACTGGGTAACGATCCTTGCCGAAAATGGCAATAAGTCCCATCCGGTGACGGCTAATTTCCAGGGAATCGATCTGTACTGGCCAAGTCCTCTCACGCTCCAGGCTCCCTCGGGAATTATCGCTACGTCTCTTTGTTCTTCTTCCTCTGAGGCATGGAAAATGACCAAGGAGTTCACGGTTAACCCTGAAATGGACTATCTTTTTACCACCGAACAGGGGACAACGAAAGGACAATATACGGTGGCCGCCACTCTGGAAGGGACCTTCCCTTCGTATTTCAAAGGTAAACCAAAACCGGTTCGTTCAGGTTCTTCCCTTACGTTGCCTGACTTACCCGAAAACCCCAAGGCAGGTCGGGTCTTTGTAGTAGGAGATGAAGACCTGGGGTCTACGCTTGTCCAGTATACCCAGAGTGAACGAAACCTGGATTTCCTTATCCAGGCGGCCGATTGGCTGGGTAATGATCCGGAGATTCTTGCTATACGAACAAGGACCTCTCAGGTTGGTCGCCTCGATCGGATTACCGATCCGGTACAGCGAGCCGCAGTGGCCTTGCTGGCCCAACTCATCAATATTATTCTTATTCCCCTCGCTGTGGTGATAGTGGCGGTTATTAGAATTGTGGGGCGGAAAAGAAGAATGCGTGCTACCATGGAGGTGTCCCAATGA
- a CDS encoding DUF1926 domain-containing protein produces the protein MKEAIKVFVCSHNHVPYGASHDIYENNYIQNIKPFITALYRYPRVPALLHYSGPVYEYLLQEHGEFFMLLEELVNRKQVEILGGGYYEPMFPLLSLTDRIGQIEKLTTFIRQHFGKRPRGCWIPRSMWEEDFPAFLNTCGMDYTILDEENFKAAGVSEGELYYPYLTEDQGKVVWVYPVASVLSSQFEPKNFRGQVSRILTKGAFLEIKKGTPQEFKTLVFRPELRAQALPSEQDRELFYAQLFAELSEEHQGIECTLPNRLQRLEQGFRKVYFPSTHARKRLLQSKGANYLYGKIVYLHTLVNQLRGDKSRKKSAREELWKAQGCDSFFSDAVNHGQWGVKRQVYRSLLEAEKITRDRGVFLPSVVRMDFDFDGRDEYLLQGTDLNCYIHHRGASVIELDYISRLKNYVEFFSEGEQEGGALFKDVLFSPELTLFHYKAQGRECKGNIRWCGEEWYENIEIDRVHQSVGLVSPLTIDDTYPYGEIRVYKKFELKKNALCVQYRLKNTALSPKRFNFTTQIHLSFLGCGLNRFPVEVLRNGNKTPVLGHMEHLKDVEEVLIHDYKNDTFITLGGPPSFDLWLIPHCQDEQGEDTYYYVSFLPLQQLILAPEEEKEFSFFLKFSNQST, from the coding sequence ATGAAAGAAGCTATAAAAGTTTTTGTCTGTTCCCATAATCATGTCCCTTATGGTGCTTCTCATGATATATATGAGAATAACTATATACAAAACATAAAACCCTTTATTACTGCCCTATATCGGTATCCTCGGGTTCCTGCCCTTTTGCATTACTCTGGACCTGTGTATGAATATCTTCTGCAGGAGCATGGGGAATTTTTTATGCTCCTCGAGGAACTGGTAAATCGAAAGCAGGTTGAAATTTTAGGGGGTGGGTACTATGAACCCATGTTTCCCCTTCTTTCCCTTACCGATAGGATTGGGCAGATAGAAAAACTGACCACCTTTATCCGTCAACACTTTGGAAAACGGCCCCGGGGCTGTTGGATTCCCCGTTCTATGTGGGAAGAAGACTTCCCGGCTTTTCTTAATACCTGTGGGATGGATTATACTATTTTGGACGAAGAAAATTTTAAGGCCGCCGGTGTTTCAGAGGGGGAGCTCTACTATCCGTACCTTACGGAAGATCAGGGAAAGGTCGTATGGGTTTATCCGGTAGCTTCTGTTCTCAGTAGTCAGTTTGAGCCTAAAAACTTCCGTGGCCAGGTGTCCAGAATCCTTACCAAAGGTGCCTTTTTGGAAATAAAAAAAGGAACCCCTCAGGAATTTAAGACCCTTGTGTTTCGTCCTGAATTGCGGGCCCAGGCTCTTCCTTCTGAACAGGACCGGGAATTGTTTTATGCCCAGTTGTTCGCAGAGCTTTCGGAGGAACATCAGGGGATCGAATGTACTCTACCCAATCGGTTGCAGCGGCTTGAACAGGGATTCCGAAAGGTTTATTTCCCCAGCACCCATGCACGGAAACGGCTCTTACAAAGTAAGGGGGCTAACTACCTCTATGGAAAAATAGTATATCTCCATACCCTTGTAAATCAATTGCGGGGAGATAAGTCTCGTAAAAAGAGTGCCCGGGAAGAATTATGGAAAGCCCAGGGGTGCGATAGTTTTTTTTCTGATGCGGTTAATCACGGACAGTGGGGGGTAAAACGTCAGGTCTATCGTTCTCTGTTAGAGGCTGAAAAGATAACCCGGGACAGGGGAGTTTTTCTCCCTTCGGTGGTACGAATGGATTTTGATTTTGATGGTCGAGATGAGTATCTTCTGCAAGGGACAGACCTGAATTGTTATATTCATCATCGTGGAGCCTCGGTGATAGAACTTGATTATATATCTCGATTAAAAAATTACGTGGAATTCTTTTCCGAAGGAGAACAAGAAGGGGGAGCTCTTTTTAAGGATGTGCTCTTTTCCCCGGAGCTTACCCTTTTTCATTACAAAGCCCAGGGACGGGAATGTAAAGGAAACATCAGATGGTGTGGAGAAGAGTGGTATGAGAATATCGAAATCGACAGGGTGCACCAATCGGTGGGATTGGTAAGTCCCCTCACCATTGATGATACCTATCCCTATGGGGAAATTAGAGTTTATAAAAAGTTTGAGCTTAAAAAAAACGCCCTTTGTGTACAGTACCGGTTAAAAAACACAGCCCTCAGTCCCAAACGGTTTAATTTTACTACCCAGATTCATCTTTCTTTCCTGGGGTGTGGCCTTAATAGATTCCCGGTGGAAGTTCTGCGAAACGGAAACAAAACCCCTGTTCTTGGGCACATGGAGCATCTAAAGGATGTAGAAGAAGTACTTATTCACGATTATAAGAATGATACCTTTATTACCTTGGGAGGCCCCCCTTCGTTTGACCTGTGGCTCATTCCCCATTGTCAGGATGAACAAGGGGAAGATACCTATTATTATGTTTCTTTCCTCCCTCTCCAGCAATTGATTCTGGCACCAGAAGAGGAAAAGGAGTTTTCTTTCTTCCTTAAGTTTAGTAATCAATCAACTTGA
- a CDS encoding ribonuclease Z, with product MNLEVFILGCGGMMPLPHRYLTSVLVRREGDLFLFDGGEGTQVSLRKLNLRWKKISAIFVSHTHADHVTGLPGILMLSSQVDRNEPLYIYGPPRIAEYIETSRRVLDMYINYEIIVQEILEPGIVYRGEGFHVRAFPLRHTKPCVGYVLEEDPRPGVFYPERALALGVPRGPLWSRLQNGEAVMNEAGRRVEPSEILGPPRRGRKFSFVTDTLYFPEISQEVGNSDLFICEGMFERDLLESALEKKHMTAEQAALIARDAGGVKKLALIHYSPRYTEQNLKNLLAEAQRIFPDTVLSRDRMVFPLLYDDEEE from the coding sequence ATGAATTTAGAAGTATTTATCCTCGGTTGTGGGGGAATGATGCCCCTTCCTCATCGATATCTTACATCCGTGTTGGTGCGACGAGAGGGGGACCTGTTCCTGTTTGATGGAGGAGAGGGTACCCAGGTTTCTTTACGTAAGCTCAATCTAAGATGGAAAAAAATTTCTGCCATCTTTGTGAGCCACACCCATGCAGACCATGTGACGGGATTGCCGGGAATTCTTATGCTGTCGAGTCAGGTAGACCGCAACGAACCCCTCTATATTTATGGGCCTCCGCGAATTGCAGAATACATTGAAACCAGTCGCCGGGTTCTGGATATGTATATCAATTATGAAATCATCGTTCAGGAAATTCTGGAACCCGGTATTGTGTATAGGGGTGAGGGGTTCCATGTGCGGGCCTTTCCTCTGCGTCATACTAAGCCCTGCGTGGGCTATGTGTTGGAAGAAGATCCCCGACCGGGGGTGTTTTATCCTGAGCGGGCTTTAGCATTAGGGGTTCCCCGGGGGCCCCTGTGGTCTCGGCTCCAAAATGGGGAGGCCGTCATGAATGAGGCGGGACGTCGAGTGGAACCTTCAGAAATTTTGGGTCCCCCCCGCCGGGGAAGAAAATTTTCCTTTGTGACAGACACCCTGTATTTCCCTGAAATTTCCCAGGAAGTAGGAAATTCGGATCTCTTTATTTGCGAAGGAATGTTTGAACGGGATCTCCTGGAAAGTGCCCTGGAAAAGAAACACATGACCGCCGAACAGGCGGCCCTGATTGCCCGGGATGCGGGGGGCGTAAAGAAGCTTGCCCTTATCCATTATAGTCCCCGCTATACCGAACAGAATTTGAAGAACCTTCTTGCAGAGGCTCAACGGATTTTCCCGGACACCGTATTAAGCCGGGACCGCATGGTGTTTCCCCTTTTATACGATGATGAAGAAGAGTAG
- a CDS encoding ABC transporter permease subunit yields MKRNGETILALARKEIFSSLQSVSTYGVILFFLLFNNISFFYIQKYFSLNTASLRNYFTQFPLVFSMVIPALTMKSWAEERKVGTAELLLTMPFSEWDLVLAKFLSSFVLLLVLLLGTLGIPLTIMPMGKFDVGVIITEYIGALLLGSAAISIGLLWSALSKNQIGAYLGTLAILFSITLINQVATVFPLPETMANALNYLSLAFHYEGFSKGILDSRDILFFGILTFLMLFINTRVILYRKWR; encoded by the coding sequence ATGAAACGAAACGGTGAAACTATTCTGGCGCTCGCCCGAAAGGAAATTTTTTCTTCCCTTCAGAGCGTGAGCACCTATGGGGTTATACTGTTTTTTCTGCTTTTTAACAATATATCGTTTTTCTATATACAGAAGTATTTTTCTCTCAACACGGCGAGCCTGCGGAACTATTTTACCCAGTTTCCTTTGGTATTTTCCATGGTTATTCCCGCCCTTACGATGAAAAGTTGGGCTGAGGAACGGAAGGTGGGTACCGCGGAGCTTCTTTTAACGATGCCCTTCTCCGAGTGGGACCTGGTGCTTGCCAAATTTCTTTCGAGTTTTGTGCTCCTTCTTGTTCTCTTGCTGGGGACCCTCGGTATTCCCTTGACCATCATGCCCATGGGCAAATTTGATGTGGGGGTAATTATTACCGAATATATTGGGGCCCTGTTACTGGGATCCGCGGCGATTAGTATTGGTCTTTTGTGGAGTGCCCTTTCCAAGAACCAGATCGGCGCATATCTGGGTACCCTGGCGATTCTTTTTAGTATCACCCTCATTAATCAGGTAGCCACGGTGTTTCCCTTACCCGAAACGATGGCCAACGCTCTTAATTACCTTTCCCTTGCCTTTCATTATGAAGGATTTTCAAAGGGAATCCTGGATAGCCGGGACATTCTTTTTTTCGGTATCCTTACCTTCCTCATGCTTTTTATTAACACCCGGGTGATTTTGTATCGGAAATGGAGGTAG
- the metG gene encoding methionine--tRNA ligase: MKRRLITSALPYVNNVPHLGNLIQVLSADVFARFCRLRGYETLYICGTDEYGTATETKALEEGISPRELCDRYHKLHKEIYAWFNISFDKFGRTSTPVQTEVVQDIFKKLDAQGFILERTIEQLHCGSCNRFLADRYVRGTCPHCGYPDARGDQCEQCGKLLEPTELKDPRCSTCGATPLPRSTRHLYIDLPKIKDRLEAWIARASVEGFWANNAIQMTNAWIRDGLKERAITRDLKWGIPVPKPGYEDKVFYVWFDAPIGYISITGTYAEERGLDWRAFIKEWWKNPEEVELFQFIGKDNIPFHTVIFPSSLLGTGEKWTLLHHMSSTEYLNYEGGKFSKSKGIGVFGTDAMESGIPADVWRFYIFYNRPEKSDTLFTWKDFQEKVNSELIGNLGNLVNRTLSFVHRYYDGKIPEGPQNEAFWKVVREYEGRITEKLEQAELRDALREIFELSSFANKAFQDGEPWKKRTEAPELAAGLIRDLSYVVRDLAILIHPYLPAAAERIATFLGTTIGKGGLSWHHLGKCEGLSTIERPEVLFNRLEDALIQELRERYNGSQKEREGRSDTTQKSESEKGALSENGQEKTASRAGKFASRVDLRVAKILKVERHPKADKLYIETLDVGGGEQRVIVSGLVPYYRAEELEGKHIILVYNLKPAVLRGVESRGMLLAASRKDAEGNNLVEVLEAPWAEPGTRLEVEGYPAVATPSEIDIDTFFAIPIRVVQGKVAVEDAPLVAAGRNLTTTRVLDGEVG, from the coding sequence ATGAAACGTCGTCTTATAACCTCCGCTTTACCCTATGTAAATAATGTGCCCCATCTGGGAAATCTTATTCAGGTTTTATCCGCCGATGTATTTGCCCGTTTCTGCCGATTACGGGGCTATGAAACCCTCTATATTTGCGGTACCGATGAGTATGGCACTGCTACGGAGACTAAAGCTTTAGAAGAAGGCATTAGCCCCCGCGAATTGTGTGATCGGTATCATAAACTGCATAAAGAAATTTATGCGTGGTTTAATATTTCCTTTGATAAATTCGGGAGAACCTCTACCCCTGTCCAGACGGAAGTAGTACAGGATATCTTTAAAAAACTCGACGCCCAGGGGTTCATCCTGGAACGCACCATTGAACAGCTCCATTGCGGTTCCTGTAATCGCTTTTTGGCGGATCGCTATGTGCGGGGGACCTGCCCCCACTGTGGGTATCCTGATGCCCGGGGAGATCAATGCGAACAGTGCGGGAAGCTCCTTGAGCCCACCGAATTAAAGGATCCCCGCTGTTCTACCTGTGGAGCCACCCCACTTCCTCGCAGTACCCGGCATCTGTATATTGATCTTCCGAAAATCAAGGATCGCCTTGAGGCCTGGATTGCCCGTGCTTCAGTAGAAGGATTCTGGGCGAACAATGCTATTCAGATGACCAATGCCTGGATTCGGGATGGCCTTAAAGAACGGGCCATCACCCGGGATCTTAAGTGGGGGATTCCTGTCCCCAAGCCAGGCTATGAAGACAAGGTTTTTTATGTCTGGTTTGATGCTCCTATTGGGTATATTTCTATCACTGGCACCTATGCGGAAGAACGGGGCTTAGACTGGCGGGCTTTCATAAAGGAATGGTGGAAAAACCCCGAGGAAGTAGAACTGTTCCAGTTTATTGGAAAGGATAACATTCCTTTCCATACGGTGATTTTCCCCTCCAGTCTCCTGGGAACGGGGGAAAAATGGACCCTCTTACACCATATGTCCAGCACGGAATACCTGAACTATGAAGGAGGAAAGTTCTCTAAATCGAAAGGAATAGGTGTATTTGGCACCGATGCCATGGAATCGGGTATTCCTGCGGATGTATGGCGTTTCTATATTTTTTATAATCGACCTGAAAAATCAGACACCCTCTTTACCTGGAAGGACTTTCAAGAGAAGGTAAACAGCGAACTTATTGGAAATTTGGGGAACCTGGTGAATCGGACCCTTTCCTTTGTGCATCGCTACTATGATGGCAAGATTCCTGAAGGTCCCCAGAACGAAGCATTCTGGAAGGTGGTCCGGGAATATGAAGGGCGAATCACCGAAAAGCTCGAACAGGCGGAACTCCGGGATGCCCTGCGGGAGATTTTTGAACTTTCATCCTTTGCAAACAAGGCTTTCCAGGATGGGGAGCCCTGGAAAAAACGAACCGAGGCCCCCGAACTTGCGGCGGGGCTTATCCGGGACCTTTCATATGTGGTGCGGGATTTGGCCATTCTGATTCATCCCTATCTGCCAGCAGCAGCAGAGCGGATCGCTACCTTTTTAGGAACTACCATCGGTAAAGGGGGCCTTTCCTGGCATCATCTCGGGAAATGTGAGGGGCTGAGCACTATCGAGCGGCCCGAAGTGCTCTTTAATCGCTTGGAAGATGCTCTTATCCAGGAACTGCGGGAACGCTACAACGGAAGCCAGAAGGAGCGGGAAGGGCGGTCTGACACGACCCAGAAATCGGAATCGGAAAAAGGAGCCCTTTCTGAGAATGGCCAGGAAAAGACCGCCTCTCGGGCGGGGAAATTTGCTTCCCGGGTTGATCTACGGGTCGCAAAAATCCTCAAGGTAGAACGGCATCCCAAGGCCGATAAACTGTATATCGAGACCCTGGACGTCGGGGGGGGAGAGCAGAGGGTTATTGTTTCCGGCCTTGTCCCCTATTACCGGGCGGAAGAACTGGAAGGAAAGCATATTATTCTGGTGTATAACCTTAAACCGGCGGTGTTGCGGGGAGTGGAAAGCCGGGGAATGCTTCTTGCGGCCTCTCGAAAGGATGCGGAGGGAAACAACCTGGTGGAAGTGCTGGAAGCTCCCTGGGCCGAACCCGGCACCCGTCTGGAGGTAGAGGGGTACCCTGCGGTGGCGACTCCTTCCGAAATCGATATTGATACCTTTTTTGCGATTCCTATCCGGGTAGTACAGGGTAAGGTAGCGGTAGAAGACGCTCCTCTGGTAGCGGCGGGCCGGAACCTTACCACTACTCGGGTGCTTGATGGCGAGGTGGGCTGA
- a CDS encoding peptidoglycan bridge formation glycyltransferase FemA/FemB family protein produces MPPAEHQYIRRIVPTDLARCDGAESFLQSGFWGAFKARFGWNARPFLIEWMNGTVKPLLVIRRRLFRGFSFAYIPWGPEVPAEVLQDRSDYGKILQELAELLREELPHETAFVRFDPPWYVSEHPGNKGASRDASDESEENATASSRMRSNGAPEKHFFSFPKPFVRAGADVQPPDTVLLSLVPEEEALLAAMKSKWRYNIRLAEKKGVRVEQKDEEGLPLFYELLKETAQRDGIAIHDIDYYQALFRHKKEYRDGQLDLRLYLAYYQEFCLAGIIVLFWKGTATYLYGASSNQYRNYMAPYALQWKAIRDARASGCTTYDFFGIPPSADPHHPMAGLYLFKTGFGGEIIHRPGSWDYPYKRGIAFLFRRLEGLRKNLRSVKKVLRYLRRS; encoded by the coding sequence ATGCCCCCGGCAGAACATCAGTATATTCGACGCATTGTTCCCACCGATCTAGCCCGGTGCGATGGGGCCGAGTCTTTCCTGCAGTCCGGCTTCTGGGGGGCCTTTAAGGCCCGTTTTGGCTGGAATGCCCGTCCCTTTCTCATCGAATGGATGAATGGGACGGTAAAGCCCTTGTTGGTTATCCGGCGCCGTCTCTTTCGGGGCTTTTCGTTTGCCTATATCCCCTGGGGCCCAGAGGTTCCGGCAGAGGTTCTTCAAGATAGGTCTGACTATGGGAAGATTTTGCAAGAGCTGGCGGAACTTCTCCGGGAAGAACTACCCCATGAGACGGCCTTTGTCCGTTTTGATCCTCCCTGGTATGTGTCTGAGCATCCAGGAAATAAAGGGGCTTCCCGGGATGCCAGTGATGAATCTGAAGAGAATGCTACCGCTTCTTCTCGGATGCGAAGCAATGGCGCTCCTGAGAAACATTTTTTTTCTTTTCCTAAACCTTTTGTTCGTGCCGGAGCGGATGTCCAACCGCCGGATACGGTGCTCCTTTCCCTCGTTCCTGAGGAAGAAGCCCTCCTGGCGGCTATGAAAAGTAAATGGCGCTATAATATCCGCCTGGCAGAAAAAAAAGGTGTCCGGGTAGAACAAAAAGATGAAGAGGGCCTTCCTCTGTTTTATGAACTTCTTAAGGAAACGGCCCAGCGGGATGGAATAGCTATTCATGATATTGACTATTATCAAGCCCTCTTTCGTCATAAAAAAGAATATCGGGATGGCCAACTAGATCTCCGCTTGTACCTCGCCTATTATCAAGAGTTTTGTTTAGCGGGGATCATTGTCCTTTTCTGGAAAGGGACGGCAACCTATCTCTATGGGGCCTCATCCAATCAATATCGCAACTATATGGCTCCCTATGCGCTCCAATGGAAGGCTATCCGCGATGCCCGCGCCTCAGGGTGTACCACCTATGACTTCTTTGGAATTCCCCCTTCTGCGGACCCCCATCATCCTATGGCTGGTTTATACCTGTTTAAGACCGGTTTTGGAGGAGAGATTATTCATCGCCCGGGGAGCTGGGATTATCCGTACAAAAGGGGAATCGCCTTTTTATTTCGAAGGTTAGAAGGGCTCAGAAAAAACCTGCGGAGTGTAAAAAAAGTTCTACGTTATTTGAGGAGATCATGA